From Pseudomonas fluorescens, one genomic window encodes:
- a CDS encoding glycosyltransferase: protein MLIIIHSETNKSNIEQNLGRPEYSYYFVLKEFRPVLERIGQVIEVSDPDELVDRLYFDCRSRGEDCVFLSFSPPHRTPIHYACPTIPVFAWEFSTIPTDTWHGEPRHDWRVVLEAAGAAITHSSFTVQAVRDAMGPAYPVSAIPAPVWDRFAHRGQALGQSALAQRVTLNLRGLLLDSRTLDLRPYGPPALREGEPVSFDRPVGDCQVELDGVIYTSVFNPYDGRKNWQDMLSAFCTTFRDTADATLVLKLTHHDISDALNDMLHHLYKNQSFRCRVVLIHGFLADADYERLVEATSFVVNSSFGEGQCLPLMEFMSCGKPAVAPFNTAMADYIDADNAFIVDSTDELTAWPHDPRAAYRTLRYVTNWDSLCSAYQASYAVAKHDQVRYARMAAHAVNRLQGFCSQAVAEQRLRMFLADVAAQAKPA, encoded by the coding sequence ATGCTGATCATCATTCATTCGGAAACCAACAAAAGTAACATCGAGCAGAACCTCGGTCGGCCCGAGTACAGCTATTACTTTGTGCTCAAAGAGTTCCGCCCGGTGCTGGAGCGCATCGGCCAGGTGATCGAGGTGAGCGACCCGGACGAACTGGTCGATCGCCTGTATTTCGATTGCCGCAGCCGCGGCGAAGACTGTGTGTTCCTGTCGTTCTCGCCGCCTCATCGCACGCCGATCCACTACGCCTGTCCTACCATTCCGGTTTTCGCCTGGGAGTTCAGCACCATTCCCACCGATACCTGGCACGGCGAACCCCGCCACGACTGGCGCGTGGTGCTGGAGGCCGCCGGTGCCGCTATCACCCATTCCAGCTTCACCGTACAGGCCGTGCGTGATGCCATGGGCCCGGCCTATCCCGTCAGTGCCATTCCGGCGCCGGTCTGGGATCGCTTTGCCCATCGCGGCCAGGCTCTGGGGCAATCTGCGCTGGCGCAACGGGTGACGCTCAACCTGCGTGGCCTGTTGCTCGACAGTCGTACCCTCGACTTGCGCCCCTATGGTCCGCCTGCGTTGCGCGAGGGCGAGCCGGTGTCTTTCGACAGGCCGGTGGGGGATTGCCAGGTCGAACTGGACGGAGTGATCTACACCTCGGTGTTCAATCCCTACGATGGCCGCAAGAATTGGCAGGACATGCTCAGTGCGTTCTGCACGACCTTCCGCGATACGGCAGATGCCACGCTGGTGTTGAAACTGACCCACCATGACATCTCTGATGCGTTGAACGACATGCTCCACCACCTGTACAAGAATCAGTCGTTCCGCTGCCGTGTGGTACTGATCCACGGCTTCCTGGCCGACGCGGATTATGAGCGCCTGGTGGAGGCCACCAGTTTTGTGGTCAACAGTTCGTTCGGCGAGGGCCAGTGCCTGCCGCTGATGGAGTTCATGTCCTGCGGCAAGCCGGCTGTTGCACCGTTCAACACGGCGATGGCGGACTATATCGACGCCGATAACGCCTTCATCGTCGACTCCACTGACGAACTCACCGCCTGGCCCCACGACCCGCGCGCGGCTTACCGCACGCTGCGTTATGTGACCAATTGGGACTCGTTGTGCTCGGCGTATCAAGCCAGCTACGCCGTAGCCAAACACGATCAGGTGCGTTATGCGCGCATGGCCGCCCATGCCGTCAACCGGCTGCAAGGGTTCTGCAGCCAGGCGGTCGCCGAGCAGCGACTGCGCATGTTCCTTGCGGACGTGGCGGCACAGGCGAAACCGGCGTGA
- a CDS encoding glycosyltransferase has protein sequence MNFILYSDVNDRSISQSLGRPEYSYYFVLKAYRPVLESLGRVHVVDSVGEVDPLFRRLAAEGEEALFVSFAPPHKTPCDLSCPTLCVVAWEFDSIPTEHWDNDFQQDWSRTLARHGRVITLSTHTAQAVRRALGEDFPVLVLPTPLWERFAEIREQFPSTPVNPGATLQIQGCIIDSRGLGLSADGLIAPIIPEPEPEPEPEPEPEPEPIPEPEPLVVVEAPSLTWRRRLFIAKHYLRQTYIEGFSDLLPDSLRARLRGNRPVEAVAEPEPEPMVEVEPEVEEVIVIEAPVEEMHPQAQFPATDAVVETQVDGVIYVSVFNPDDGRKNWHQLITAFCWAMRDVEDATLVLKMTQKDLSTYYVHMLTLLSQLSPFSCRVLVMHGYLDDQQFSRLYGAASFYVNASRCEGLCLPLMEFMACAKPVIAPRHTAMLDYIDDSVAFIVDSSQQPAIWPQDSRILYRTVSHRPDWGSLKNAYLASYQMAKEQPERYQVMALAANERMREYCNFAGVQQRLGDFLDDVPQVQVAVTGAASC, from the coding sequence ATGAATTTCATTCTTTACTCGGATGTGAACGACCGCTCGATCAGCCAGAGTCTCGGCCGTCCTGAATACAGCTACTACTTCGTGCTCAAGGCTTATCGTCCGGTTCTTGAGAGTCTTGGCCGGGTGCATGTGGTGGACTCGGTCGGCGAGGTCGATCCGCTGTTTCGGCGTCTTGCCGCCGAAGGTGAAGAAGCTCTGTTCGTGTCGTTCGCGCCACCCCACAAGACTCCCTGCGACCTGAGCTGCCCGACGCTCTGCGTAGTGGCCTGGGAGTTTGACTCGATCCCCACCGAACACTGGGACAACGACTTTCAGCAGGACTGGAGTCGCACCCTGGCGCGCCATGGCCGTGTGATCACCCTGTCAACGCATACCGCGCAAGCCGTGCGCCGGGCGTTGGGTGAGGACTTTCCGGTGCTGGTGCTGCCAACACCGCTGTGGGAGCGATTCGCCGAGATTCGTGAGCAGTTTCCGAGTACCCCGGTCAATCCGGGCGCCACTCTGCAGATCCAGGGTTGCATTATCGACAGCCGGGGCTTGGGGTTGTCCGCTGACGGCCTGATCGCGCCCATTATCCCTGAGCCAGAACCAGAGCCAGAGCCAGAGCCAGAGCCAGAGCCAGAGCCGATTCCCGAACCCGAACCGCTCGTTGTCGTCGAGGCGCCGTCACTGACCTGGCGGCGCCGGCTGTTCATCGCCAAGCATTACCTGCGGCAGACCTACATCGAAGGCTTTAGCGACCTGCTGCCGGACAGCCTGCGGGCACGGCTGCGTGGCAACCGCCCGGTCGAAGCAGTAGCAGAGCCGGAGCCGGAGCCGATGGTCGAGGTGGAGCCGGAGGTGGAGGAGGTGATCGTCATCGAAGCGCCGGTCGAGGAGATGCACCCACAAGCGCAGTTTCCCGCGACCGATGCAGTGGTCGAAACCCAGGTCGATGGCGTGATCTACGTCAGCGTGTTCAACCCCGATGACGGGCGCAAGAACTGGCACCAGTTGATCACCGCGTTCTGTTGGGCGATGCGTGATGTCGAGGACGCGACCCTGGTGTTGAAAATGACCCAGAAGGACCTGTCCACCTATTACGTGCACATGCTCACGCTGTTGTCGCAACTCTCGCCCTTCAGTTGCCGCGTGTTAGTCATGCATGGCTATCTGGACGATCAACAGTTTTCCCGGCTGTACGGCGCCGCCAGTTTCTATGTCAACGCTTCGCGCTGCGAAGGTCTGTGCCTGCCGTTGATGGAGTTCATGGCGTGCGCCAAACCGGTGATCGCCCCTCGGCACACGGCGATGCTGGATTACATCGACGACAGCGTCGCGTTCATCGTCGACTCCAGTCAGCAACCTGCGATATGGCCGCAGGACTCGCGGATTCTGTATCGCACGGTTTCCCATCGCCCGGATTGGGGGTCGTTGAAAAATGCTTATCTGGCCAGCTACCAAATGGCGAAAGAGCAGCCCGAGCGCTACCAGGTGATGGCGCTGGCGGCTAACGAACGCATGCGTGAGTACTGCAATTTCGCTGGGGTACAGCAGCGCCTTGGCGATTTTCTCGACGATGTGCCGCAGGTGCAGGTCGCTGTGACGGGGGCCGCATCATGCTGA
- a CDS encoding GDP-mannose 4,6-dehydratase: MKKRLFVTGLNGFVGRHLQTRLNAADSQWELLPAAAGYDLREPQSLEGLWPQLPDAVIHLAGQTFIPEAFRDPANTFQVNLLGTLNLLQALKGRGFQGTFLYVSSGDVYGQVGEEALPIDERQAPCPRNPYAVSKLSAELLSLQWGMTEGWPVLVARPFNHIGAGQADSFVVASAARQICRIRQGLQAPELQVGDIDVTRDFLDVGDVVSAYLALLAKGEPGQVYNICSGVEQSVRGLIEQLADLAQVEVQLIQDPARMRRAEQRRVCGSHARLQQATGWTPELTTQQSLRAILSDWESRVRQE; this comes from the coding sequence GTGAAAAAGCGTCTGTTCGTTACGGGCCTGAATGGATTTGTCGGCCGACATCTCCAGACGCGCCTGAACGCCGCCGACTCGCAATGGGAGTTGCTGCCAGCTGCCGCAGGCTATGACCTGCGCGAACCACAAAGCCTTGAAGGCCTGTGGCCGCAATTGCCCGACGCGGTGATTCATCTCGCCGGCCAGACCTTCATCCCCGAAGCCTTCCGCGACCCGGCCAATACCTTTCAGGTCAATCTGCTGGGCACCCTGAATCTATTGCAGGCGCTCAAGGGACGTGGCTTCCAGGGCACTTTCCTGTATGTCAGTTCCGGCGACGTCTATGGCCAGGTTGGCGAAGAAGCCTTGCCCATCGACGAGCGACAAGCGCCCTGCCCGCGTAACCCGTACGCCGTTAGCAAACTGTCGGCCGAACTGCTGAGCCTGCAATGGGGCATGACCGAAGGCTGGCCGGTGCTGGTCGCTCGCCCGTTCAACCATATCGGCGCCGGTCAGGCTGACAGCTTTGTCGTCGCCAGCGCCGCCCGGCAGATCTGCCGAATCCGCCAGGGCCTGCAAGCGCCTGAGTTGCAAGTGGGCGATATCGACGTCACTCGCGATTTTCTCGATGTGGGCGATGTGGTCTCGGCCTACCTGGCCCTGCTCGCCAAGGGTGAACCGGGCCAGGTCTACAACATTTGCTCCGGTGTCGAGCAGAGCGTGCGTGGGCTGATCGAGCAACTGGCCGACCTGGCCCAGGTCGAGGTTCAACTGATTCAAGACCCTGCACGCATGCGCCGTGCAGAGCAGCGTCGCGTCTGCGGCAGCCATGCCAGGCTGCAGCAGGCCACAGGATGGACGCCAGAACTGACAACACAACAATCTCTGCGGGCGATCCTGTCCGACTGGGAGTCACGGGTAAGACAAGAATGA
- the gmd gene encoding GDP-mannose 4,6-dehydratase encodes MTKSALITGITGQDGAYLAKLLLDKGYEVYGLVARRSSDSRWRLREMGVESAIHYLDGDMADACSVQRAVIKAAPDEVYNLAAQSFVAASWDQPVTTGIVDGLGVTHLLEAIRQFSPHTRFYQASTSEMFGLIQAAQQDENTPFYPRSPYGVAKLYGHWITVNYRESFNLHASSGILFNHESPLRGIEFVTRKVTDAAARIKQGKQQELRLGNIDAKRDWGFAGDYVEAMWLMLQQDKADDFVVATGVTTTVREMCQIAFDHAGLDYRDYVKIDPAFFRPAEVDVLLGNPAKAQRLLGWKPKTDLQTLIRMMMDADMKRVAKE; translated from the coding sequence ATGACTAAAAGTGCATTGATCACGGGGATCACTGGCCAGGACGGCGCGTATCTGGCCAAGCTGTTGCTCGATAAGGGTTATGAAGTCTACGGCCTGGTTGCGCGGCGCAGCAGCGATTCGCGCTGGCGCCTGCGGGAAATGGGCGTCGAAAGTGCCATTCACTACCTTGATGGTGACATGGCCGACGCCTGTTCAGTGCAGCGTGCGGTGATCAAGGCCGCGCCCGACGAGGTGTATAACCTGGCGGCGCAGAGCTTTGTCGCGGCGTCCTGGGATCAGCCGGTGACCACGGGCATTGTCGACGGCTTGGGCGTGACCCACCTGCTCGAAGCGATCCGCCAGTTCAGTCCGCACACCCGCTTTTATCAGGCCTCGACCAGCGAAATGTTCGGCCTGATCCAGGCCGCGCAACAGGACGAGAACACCCCGTTCTACCCGCGCAGTCCGTACGGCGTGGCCAAGCTTTATGGTCACTGGATCACCGTCAACTACCGTGAAAGCTTCAACCTCCACGCCAGCAGCGGCATCCTCTTCAATCACGAGTCACCGCTGCGCGGTATCGAGTTCGTGACCCGCAAGGTCACCGACGCCGCTGCCCGGATCAAACAGGGCAAACAACAGGAGCTACGCCTGGGCAACATCGACGCCAAGCGGGACTGGGGCTTTGCCGGTGACTACGTCGAAGCCATGTGGCTGATGCTGCAACAGGACAAGGCCGACGATTTCGTGGTCGCCACCGGCGTCACCACCACGGTGCGCGAGATGTGCCAGATCGCCTTCGACCATGCCGGCCTCGACTATCGTGATTACGTGAAGATCGACCCGGCGTTCTTCCGCCCGGCTGAAGTCGACGTACTGCTGGGCAATCCGGCCAAGGCACAGCGACTGCTGGGCTGGAAACCGAAAACCGATCTGCAGACCCTGATCCGCATGATGATGGATGCGGACATGAAACGAGTCGCCAAGGAGTAG
- a CDS encoding mannose-1-phosphate guanylyltransferase/mannose-6-phosphate isomerase: MLIPVILSGGAGTRLWPVSREGHPKPFMMLPDGETLLGKTYRRAASLLGSHGDIVTVTNRDYYFQSKDHYQQAHLGHHRGHFILEPTGRNTAPAIAAAALSLQALHGDDAIMVVMPADHLIRNEEAFRAAVKHAVKLAESGHLVTFGIIPTAPETGFGYIERGEQLDEQGASRVARFVEKPDLQTATHYVESQAFLWNSGMFCFAISTLLAELKIHAPELLEQADCCLGASAVVETGGCLQQELSTAHFAQMTDISIDYALMERSEKVVVIPAGFDWSDIGSWGAVSALLPADAQNNRASGEALFIDSRDNYVQSDGRMVATVGVDNLIVIDTADAVLIAHADRAQDVRKVVKQLKDNDHESYRLHRTVCRPWGTYTVLEEGPRFKIKRIVVKPGAKLSLQMHHHRNEHWVVVEGMAKVTNNGSGTHLVAKNESTFIAAGHKHRLENPGVIDLVIIEVQSGEYLGEDDIVRFEDQYGRTV, from the coding sequence ATGCTGATACCTGTGATTCTTTCTGGCGGTGCCGGTACACGGCTCTGGCCGGTTTCGCGTGAAGGCCATCCCAAGCCGTTCATGATGCTGCCCGATGGCGAGACGCTGCTGGGCAAGACCTACCGGCGGGCCGCTTCGCTGCTGGGCAGTCACGGCGACATCGTTACCGTGACCAATCGCGACTACTACTTCCAGAGCAAGGATCACTACCAGCAGGCTCACCTGGGTCATCATCGCGGGCACTTCATCCTCGAGCCGACCGGCCGCAACACCGCGCCAGCAATTGCTGCCGCAGCGCTCTCGCTGCAAGCGCTGCACGGCGACGACGCGATCATGGTGGTGATGCCGGCCGATCACCTGATCCGCAACGAAGAGGCGTTCCGTGCAGCGGTGAAACACGCGGTGAAGCTAGCCGAGTCCGGACACCTGGTGACTTTCGGCATCATTCCCACCGCGCCGGAGACTGGCTTCGGCTACATCGAGCGTGGTGAGCAACTGGATGAGCAAGGCGCATCCCGGGTCGCACGCTTTGTCGAAAAGCCCGATCTGCAAACCGCGACCCACTACGTCGAAAGCCAGGCGTTCCTGTGGAATTCGGGAATGTTCTGCTTCGCCATCAGCACCTTACTGGCAGAACTGAAAATCCATGCCCCGGAGCTGCTGGAGCAGGCGGACTGTTGCCTGGGGGCCAGCGCCGTGGTGGAAACCGGTGGCTGCCTGCAACAGGAACTGTCAACCGCGCACTTCGCGCAAATGACCGACATTTCCATCGACTACGCCTTGATGGAGCGCTCGGAAAAAGTCGTGGTGATTCCGGCCGGATTCGACTGGAGCGACATCGGTTCCTGGGGTGCAGTCAGCGCCCTGCTGCCAGCCGACGCACAGAACAACCGCGCCAGCGGCGAAGCGCTGTTTATCGACAGTCGCGACAACTACGTGCAAAGCGACGGGCGCATGGTCGCGACCGTGGGTGTGGATAACCTGATCGTCATCGACACCGCCGACGCCGTGCTGATCGCCCATGCCGACCGCGCGCAAGACGTGCGCAAGGTGGTCAAGCAGCTCAAGGACAACGACCACGAGAGCTATCGGCTGCACCGGACCGTCTGCCGTCCGTGGGGCACCTACACCGTGCTCGAGGAAGGGCCGCGCTTCAAGATCAAGCGCATCGTGGTCAAGCCCGGCGCCAAGCTGTCCCTGCAAATGCACCATCATCGCAACGAACACTGGGTGGTGGTCGAGGGCATGGCCAAGGTCACCAACAATGGTTCGGGCACACATCTGGTCGCCAAGAACGAGTCGACGTTCATCGCGGCCGGGCACAAGCATCGCCTGGAAAACCCAGGAGTGATCGACCTGGTCATCATTGAAGTGCAAAGCGGTGAGTATCTGGGAGAGGACGATATTGTCCGCTTCGAAGATCAGTACGGAAGGACGGTCTGA
- a CDS encoding ABC transporter permease, producing MLLNLYRSMRSYRGFILGSVKREFQSRYRNSLFGALWTVLNPLSMIVVYTVIFSQIMRARLPGVDDGLAYSVYLCAGLLTWGLFSEITLRSQSMFLENANLLKKISFPRICLPVIVLLNAGINFAIILALFIGFLLISGRLPGMALLALVPLLALQVMFSAGLGMILGVLNVFFRDVGQFFGILLQFWFWLTPIVYPMSILPEDIQRVLALNPLTALMHSYQNVFLYNQWPDWSSLTPLLVVGLLLCLMGLRLFRQRVGEMVDEL from the coding sequence ATGCTGCTTAACCTGTACCGCTCGATGCGCAGTTATCGTGGCTTCATCCTCGGTAGCGTCAAGCGGGAGTTTCAATCGCGGTATCGCAATTCGTTGTTCGGCGCGCTCTGGACCGTGCTCAACCCGCTGTCGATGATCGTCGTCTATACGGTGATCTTCTCGCAGATCATGCGGGCCCGCCTGCCGGGCGTGGATGACGGATTGGCCTATAGCGTGTACCTGTGCGCAGGCCTGCTGACCTGGGGCCTGTTCTCGGAGATCACCCTGCGCAGCCAGAGCATGTTCCTGGAAAACGCCAACCTGCTGAAGAAAATCAGCTTCCCGCGAATCTGCCTGCCGGTGATCGTGCTACTCAACGCCGGGATCAACTTTGCGATCATCCTCGCCCTGTTCATCGGCTTCCTGCTGATCAGTGGCCGCCTGCCCGGCATGGCGTTGCTGGCGCTGGTGCCGCTGCTGGCGTTGCAGGTGATGTTCTCGGCGGGGCTGGGGATGATTTTGGGTGTGCTCAACGTGTTTTTCCGCGACGTCGGGCAATTCTTCGGGATCCTCCTGCAGTTCTGGTTTTGGCTGACGCCCATCGTTTACCCGATGTCGATCCTGCCGGAAGACATCCAGCGCGTGCTTGCACTCAATCCGCTGACCGCCTTGATGCACAGCTACCAGAACGTATTCCTCTATAACCAATGGCCGGACTGGAGTTCGCTGACGCCACTGCTGGTGGTCGGCCTGTTGCTCTGTTTGATGGGGCTGCGGCTTTTCCGCCAGCGCGTTGGTGAAATGGTGGATGAACTCTAA
- a CDS encoding ABC transporter ATP-binding protein produces MGHIRVSGLGKAYKQYPNRWSRLLEWLVPFSRVRHQQHWVLQGVDFEIPAGEAVGIVGVNGAGKSTLLKMITGTTQPTCGQIHLQGRVAALLELGMGFHPDFTGRQNVFMAGQLLGMQVEEIDALMPEIEGFAEIGAAIDHPVRTYSSGMQMRLAFSVATARRPDILIVDEALSVGDAYFQHKSFERIRSFRRDGTTLLIVSHDRSAIQSICDTAILLEKGRMAMHGKPEEVMDYYNAMLAEREGQIVRQEMLANGQVQTISGTGEATIHSVRLLDQRQRSVEVAEVGQLMVLEVQVDVRQDIERLVLGFLIKDRLGQAMYGINTHRLDQALTDLQAGERVTYRFAFPMRLGKGNYSVALSLSRLDSHLDRNFEWRDYGLVFHVINNRQEDFVGCSWLEAQTSISRSSITPVNPETTS; encoded by the coding sequence ATGGGACACATACGCGTCAGTGGCCTGGGCAAGGCCTACAAACAGTACCCCAATCGCTGGAGCCGCCTGCTGGAATGGCTGGTGCCTTTCTCCCGGGTTCGTCATCAACAGCATTGGGTGCTGCAGGGTGTCGACTTTGAAATCCCGGCCGGTGAAGCAGTGGGGATTGTCGGGGTCAACGGCGCCGGCAAAAGCACGTTGCTGAAAATGATCACCGGCACCACCCAACCCACCTGCGGGCAGATTCACCTGCAAGGGCGGGTCGCCGCGCTGCTTGAACTGGGCATGGGCTTTCACCCGGACTTCACCGGCCGCCAGAACGTGTTCATGGCCGGCCAGTTGCTGGGCATGCAGGTCGAGGAAATCGATGCACTGATGCCAGAGATCGAAGGCTTCGCCGAAATCGGTGCAGCCATCGATCATCCGGTGCGCACCTACTCCAGCGGCATGCAGATGCGCCTGGCGTTCAGCGTCGCCACCGCGCGCCGGCCCGACATTCTGATCGTCGATGAAGCCCTGTCGGTGGGTGATGCCTACTTCCAGCACAAGAGTTTCGAGCGCATCCGCAGCTTCCGCCGTGACGGCACCACCCTGCTGATCGTGTCCCATGATCGCTCGGCGATTCAGTCGATCTGCGACACCGCGATCCTCCTGGAAAAAGGCCGCATGGCCATGCACGGCAAACCAGAAGAGGTGATGGACTACTACAACGCCATGCTCGCCGAACGCGAAGGGCAGATCGTGCGCCAGGAAATGCTCGCCAACGGCCAGGTGCAAACCATTTCCGGCACCGGCGAGGCGACCATCCACAGCGTGCGCCTGCTGGACCAACGTCAGCGTTCGGTGGAGGTTGCCGAAGTCGGCCAGCTGATGGTGCTGGAAGTGCAGGTCGATGTGCGCCAGGACATCGAGCGCCTGGTCCTCGGCTTCCTGATCAAGGACCGCCTGGGCCAGGCCATGTACGGGATCAACACCCATCGCCTGGACCAGGCCCTGACCGACCTGCAGGCCGGCGAACGCGTGACCTACCGCTTCGCCTTCCCCATGCGCCTGGGCAAGGGCAATTACTCGGTGGCCTTGAGCCTGTCGCGCCTGGATTCGCACCTTGACCGCAATTTCGAATGGCGCGACTACGGCCTGGTGTTTCACGTCATCAATAACCGTCAGGAAGATTTCGTCGGCTGTTCCTGGCTGGAAGCCCAGACCAGCATCAGCCGCTCATCCATTACACCCGTGAATCCGGAGACAACTTCATGA
- a CDS encoding glycosyltransferase family 4 protein yields MTRLLVECTYVFEYPEANSGIQRVVRNVIRELPKKDPSLQCIPVVMLNDALYEVTSLAPLAVPKLDLMGLRVRLEQIASKFWLLHRKLERRRPFCQSNFARRVLYVGCRLAVFGALSVPIRLLNFCLKRQEIPTRCKPLQHQAGDQLVLLDSSWQTNFFPLAEQLKRDGVGIVSVVYDLIPLTHPQFCDAGLVRVFSDWFDWITKTADGYVAISETIRDQVHDEMLRRVGPTQVAQRWFDYFHLGSELDLCDDSTPVDPALKQMFKSKDPVFLMVSTIEPRKNHSYLLDAFEIAWANGSRARLCIAGRIGWKCDALIERIRKHPELNKRLFMFNDLSDRSLEHAYSNATSLVFPSHVEGFGLPLVEAMQRGLPAMGSDIPVFREIGGPFMAYFDLDDPQNLVNLISEMETTGRFPAERNVSEWRWLGWREASAQLIERVMSHVHKPAVRVEKQHADCS; encoded by the coding sequence ATGACGCGTTTGCTGGTTGAATGCACCTATGTGTTCGAATACCCGGAGGCCAATTCGGGCATCCAGCGCGTGGTGCGAAACGTCATCCGCGAGTTGCCAAAAAAAGACCCTTCATTGCAGTGCATTCCGGTAGTGATGCTCAACGACGCGTTGTATGAAGTGACCAGCCTCGCCCCGCTGGCGGTGCCCAAGCTCGACCTGATGGGCCTGCGCGTACGCCTGGAGCAAATCGCCAGCAAATTCTGGCTGCTGCACCGTAAGCTGGAGCGACGCCGGCCATTTTGCCAATCGAATTTCGCCCGACGGGTGCTATACGTGGGTTGCCGGCTCGCCGTGTTCGGCGCCTTGAGCGTGCCGATTCGCCTGCTCAATTTCTGCCTAAAGCGCCAGGAAATCCCTACTCGCTGCAAACCTTTGCAACATCAGGCGGGTGATCAACTGGTGCTGCTGGACTCGTCCTGGCAAACCAATTTTTTTCCCCTGGCCGAACAACTCAAGCGTGATGGGGTGGGCATCGTTTCGGTCGTCTATGACTTGATTCCGCTGACTCATCCTCAGTTCTGCGACGCCGGTCTGGTGCGCGTATTCAGCGACTGGTTCGACTGGATCACGAAAACCGCCGACGGCTATGTTGCGATCTCCGAAACCATTCGCGATCAGGTCCACGATGAAATGCTCCGACGAGTGGGCCCGACGCAGGTGGCGCAACGCTGGTTCGACTATTTCCACCTCGGCAGCGAACTGGATCTGTGCGACGACTCAACGCCGGTGGATCCGGCGCTCAAGCAGATGTTCAAAAGCAAGGACCCGGTGTTCCTGATGGTCAGCACCATCGAGCCGCGCAAGAACCACAGTTACCTGCTCGATGCCTTCGAAATAGCCTGGGCCAATGGTTCGCGGGCCCGGCTGTGTATTGCCGGACGGATCGGCTGGAAATGCGATGCGCTGATCGAACGCATCCGCAAACACCCCGAGCTCAATAAACGCCTGTTCATGTTCAACGACCTCAGCGATCGCAGCCTGGAGCACGCTTACTCCAACGCCACTTCGCTGGTGTTTCCCTCGCATGTCGAAGGATTCGGCCTGCCATTGGTGGAGGCCATGCAACGCGGCTTGCCGGCGATGGGCAGCGATATTCCGGTATTCCGCGAGATCGGCGGGCCGTTCATGGCGTACTTCGATCTGGACGATCCGCAGAATCTGGTGAATCTGATCAGCGAAATGGAGACCACCGGTCGCTTCCCGGCAGAACGCAACGTCAGCGAATGGCGTTGGCTCGGTTGGCGCGAGGCCAGTGCGCAGTTGATCGAGCGGGTCATGAGCCATGTGCACAAGCCTGCGGTGCGCGTCGAGAAGCAGCATGCAGATTGCTCTTAA
- a CDS encoding glycosyltransferase family 4 protein, with protein MQIALNARILQAPRTGIGHYLTELIHALSQESDVELSLFHGWGWSPVLPAAALPGYSRITPVLRQIPGAYQARRWLEQRRFDKGRPQTVDLYHEPSLWPLAFKGPTIVTLHDLTHVHYPATQPAARLKEIERRLEQGVKQASLILTDSQFIADEAQAYFGLGPERFIVAPLGAAPRFHPRTDDELRSVLLSHGVEPRGYFLCVGTLEPRKNLLQALRAHALLPESMRQQFPLLIVGMAGWKTEQLNEELRKRMLEGTVCLLGYLSDEHVAQLIAGARALIFPSLYEGFGLPVLEAMASGTPVVVTRRSAMPEVAGAAGNYIEPHDLNGLRDAMSRLVDDQTHWQACREAGLQQARLFSWNRCATLTARAYRQALGG; from the coding sequence ATGCAGATTGCTCTTAACGCGCGCATCCTCCAGGCCCCGCGTACCGGTATCGGGCATTACCTGACAGAGCTGATTCACGCTCTGAGCCAGGAATCCGACGTTGAGTTGTCGCTGTTCCACGGCTGGGGCTGGAGCCCGGTGCTGCCAGCCGCCGCGCTGCCGGGCTATTCGCGGATCACCCCGGTGCTACGGCAGATTCCCGGTGCCTATCAGGCCCGGCGCTGGCTGGAACAACGGCGCTTCGACAAGGGCCGGCCACAGACGGTCGACCTGTACCACGAACCGAGCCTGTGGCCCTTGGCGTTCAAGGGCCCGACCATCGTCACCCTGCACGACCTGACCCACGTGCACTACCCCGCGACCCAACCGGCGGCGCGCCTGAAGGAAATCGAACGGCGCCTGGAACAGGGCGTGAAGCAGGCCAGTCTGATTCTCACCGACTCACAGTTCATTGCCGACGAGGCGCAGGCCTATTTCGGTCTGGGGCCGGAGCGTTTCATCGTCGCCCCGCTGGGCGCCGCGCCACGTTTCCACCCGCGTACCGACGATGAATTACGCAGCGTACTGCTCAGCCACGGCGTCGAGCCCCGTGGCTATTTCCTTTGTGTCGGCACCCTGGAGCCGCGAAAAAATCTGCTGCAGGCGTTGCGGGCCCATGCCCTTCTGCCGGAGTCGATGCGCCAGCAATTTCCCTTGCTGATCGTCGGAATGGCCGGCTGGAAGACCGAACAACTCAATGAAGAACTGCGCAAGCGCATGCTTGAAGGCACGGTCTGCCTGCTCGGCTATTTGTCCGACGAGCATGTGGCTCAATTGATCGCCGGTGCCCGAGCGCTGATATTTCCTTCGTTGTATGAAGGCTTCGGCCTTCCAGTGCTGGAAGCCATGGCCAGCGGCACGCCGGTGGTCGTCACCCGGCGTTCGGCGATGCCGGAGGTCGCGGGCGCTGCCGGCAACTATATTGAACCCCATGACCTGAACGGCTTGCGCGATGCCATGAGCCGGCTGGTCGATGATCAAACGCATTGGCAAGCATGCCGAGAAGCCGGGCTGCAACAGGCGCGGCTTTTTTCCTGGAATCGTTGCGCGACGCTCACCGCTCGCGCTTATCGCCAGGCTTTGGGAGGTTGA